A single region of the Salvia miltiorrhiza cultivar Shanhuang (shh) chromosome 8, IMPLAD_Smil_shh, whole genome shotgun sequence genome encodes:
- the LOC130997935 gene encoding enolase — MATIKSIKARQIFDSRGNPTVEVDVLTSNGVFARAAVPSGASTGIYEALELRDGGSDYLGKGVSKAVNNVNSIIAPALVGKDPTDQTGIDNFMVHQLDGTQNEWGWCKQKLGANAILAVSLAVCKAGAAVLNIPLYKHIANLAGNKNMVLPVPAFNVINGGSHAGNKLAMQEFMILPIGASSFKEAMKMGVEVYHHLKAVIKKKYGQDATNVGDEGGFAPNIQENKEGLELLKTAIAKAGYTDKVVIGMDVAASEFYGEDKTYDLNFKEENNNGKDKISGNQLKDLYKSFVSEYPIVSIEDPFDQDDWEHYAKMTAECGTQVQIVGDDLLVTNPKRVEKAIKEKSCNALLLKVNQIGSVTESIEAVKMSKHAGWGVMTSHRSGETEDTFIADLAVGLSTGQIKTGAPCRSERLAKYNQLLRIEEELGSEAVYAGANFRTPVAPY; from the exons ATGGCCACTATCAAGAGCATCAAGGCCCGTCAGATCTTCGACAGTCGTGGCAATCCTACAGTCGAG GTTGATGTGCTTACATCCAATGGAGTGTTTGCTAGAGCTGCCGTTCCTAGTGGCGCATCCACTG GAATTTATGAGGCTCTTGAACTGAGGGATGGAGGATCCGACTACCTCGGCAAGGGTGTCTCAAAG GCTGTTAACAACGTCAACAGTATCATTGCACCTGCCCTTGTTGGAAAG gaCCCAACAGATCAAACTGGCATTGATAATTTCATGGTTCACCAACTTGATGGAACACAGAATGAGTGGGGTTGGTGCAAGCAAAAG CTTGGAGCAAACGCTATTCTTGCGGTGTCCCTCGCTGTCTGCAAAGCTGGAGCTGCTGTCCTCAATATTCCTCTGTACAAG CACATTGCCAACCTAGCTGGTAACAAGAACATGGTGCTCCCTGTGCCTGCTTTCAATGTCATCAATGGTGGATCACATGCTGGAAACAAACTTGCCATGCAG GAGTTCATGATTCTTCCTATTGGAGCTTCTTCCTTCAAGGAGGCCATGAAGATGGGTGTGGAAGTCTATCACCATTTGAAG GCTGTTATTAAGAAGAAATATGGACAGGATGCCACTAATGTTGGTGATGAGGGTGGTTTTGCTCCTAACATTCAG GAGAACAAGGAGGGTCTTGAACTGCTGAAGACAGCTATTGCCAAAGCAGGTTATACTGATAAA GTTGTTATTGGAATGGATGTTGCTGCATCTGAATTTTATGGAGAAGACAAGACTTATGATTTGAACTTCAAGGAAGAG AACAACAATGGGAAAGATAAGATCTCCGGCAACCAACTCAAGGATCTCTACAAGTCATTTGTGTCCGAGTACCCTATTGTGTCAATTGAAGATCCATTTGACCAGGATGACTGGGAGCACTATGCCAAAATGACTGCAGAATGTGGTACTCAAGTGCAGATTGTGGGAGACGATCTCCTTGTCACCAACCCAAAG AGAGTTGAGAAGGCAATCAAGGAGAAGAGCTGCAATGCCCTTCTTCTTAAG GTTAACCAAATTGGATCTGTGACTGAGAGTATTGAAGCTGTAAAAATGTCGAAGCATGCTGGATGGGGTGTGATGACCAGCCACCGCAG TGGGGAAACCGAAGACACTTTCATTGCTGATCTTGCTGTTGGATTGTCCACG GGCCAAATTAAGACTGGAGCACCTTGCAGATCCGAACGTCTTGCAAAATACAACCAG CTGCTGAGGATTGAGGAGGAACTTGGTTCAGAAGCAGTGTATGCAGGAGCCAACTTCCGCACACCCGTTGCTCCCTACTAG